In one window of Comamonas testosteroni DNA:
- the purU gene encoding formyltetrahydrofolate deformylase, which translates to MTQAYILTLSCPDRLGLVHAVSGFLLEQGGNIEEAAQYNDPVTGLFFMRVQFACDGKDAASLKASVAELADQYQMQWSLHSKAERIKTVIMVSKEGHCLNDLLFRWKSGLLPVEIKAIISNHREFYQLAASYNIPFHHIPVTAATKAQAEERQYEIIEEEGAELVVLARYMQVLSNDLCKKLSGRAINIHHSFLPSFKGAKPYYQAHDRGVKLIGATAHYVTADLDEGPIIEQDVARADHTDTVEDLTARGRDTESQVLARAVKWHSERRVILNGHKTVVFR; encoded by the coding sequence ATGACCCAAGCCTATATTTTGACTTTATCCTGCCCAGACCGACTGGGTCTGGTGCATGCCGTTTCCGGATTCTTGCTTGAACAAGGCGGCAATATTGAAGAAGCAGCGCAGTACAACGACCCGGTAACCGGTCTGTTCTTCATGCGCGTGCAGTTTGCCTGCGATGGCAAAGACGCCGCCTCTTTAAAGGCATCCGTTGCCGAATTAGCTGATCAATATCAAATGCAGTGGAGTTTGCACTCCAAAGCCGAGCGCATCAAGACAGTCATCATGGTCAGCAAGGAAGGCCACTGCCTCAACGACCTGCTGTTCCGCTGGAAGTCGGGTCTGCTGCCTGTCGAGATCAAGGCCATCATCAGCAACCACCGCGAGTTCTATCAGCTGGCGGCCAGCTACAACATCCCCTTTCATCACATTCCCGTGACTGCCGCGACCAAGGCCCAGGCCGAAGAGCGCCAATACGAGATCATTGAGGAAGAAGGTGCCGAGCTGGTGGTGCTGGCGCGCTACATGCAGGTACTGTCCAACGACCTGTGCAAAAAGCTGTCCGGCCGCGCCATCAATATCCACCACAGCTTCCTGCCCAGCTTCAAGGGCGCCAAGCCCTACTACCAGGCGCATGACCGCGGCGTGAAGCTGATCGGCGCCACCGCCCACTATGTGACGGCCGACCTCGACGAAGGCCCGATCATCGAGCAGGACGTGGCGCGCGCCGACCACACCGACACCGTGGAAGACCTGACGGCCCGCGGCCGCGACACCGAGAGCCAGGTTCTGGCCCGCGCCGTGAAGTGGCATAGCGAGCGCCGCGTCATTCTCAACGGTCACAAGACCGTTGTGTTCCGCTAA
- a CDS encoding PQQ-dependent sugar dehydrogenase: MQRKYRLILSLSALLLMAASPGAHARGYASTGKCGIYPRLAITTPPGTCVGLIADEAHGLRFPRRVLEIEPGRIWVLDMGNWVPQVGQLVELRLPPDAATAANANTTARAVEARVLLSKLNYPSGMARGPDGKIYIGEADKIWRAAVPALGQTPQPEMLASGLPADGAHLLKELAFAPDGSLYVNMGSATDACRGEDQKQPVPYPERSTAMPRAAVWRMLLQAGKQPVKEFKPFAGGLRNSMALAVMPDGPAAGTVWQGENNIDYRDPKQPPEELNLLRAGADYGWPYCTGARQNAQGYEKRFDCSKTEVPHMLWPAHVAPLQMLATPVGSAFGGQLLVAWHGQRADGQRLVGFARDDKGRPSGKPIQWLSKWDARPGLRPGGRPTGMDIDHAGRLLVVEDFNRTLLILMSEAGTAPKPTQPR, from the coding sequence ATGCAGCGCAAATACCGGTTGATTCTGAGTCTGTCTGCGCTGCTGCTCATGGCTGCCAGCCCAGGTGCGCATGCGCGCGGCTATGCCTCCACTGGCAAATGCGGTATCTATCCGCGCCTGGCCATCACCACTCCCCCAGGCACCTGCGTGGGGCTGATTGCCGACGAAGCCCACGGCCTGCGCTTTCCGCGCCGCGTATTGGAGATTGAGCCGGGCCGTATCTGGGTGCTGGACATGGGCAACTGGGTGCCCCAGGTGGGCCAGTTGGTCGAGCTGCGGCTGCCGCCCGATGCCGCCACTGCCGCCAATGCCAACACCACGGCCAGGGCCGTCGAAGCCAGAGTGTTGCTGAGCAAGCTCAACTATCCTTCGGGAATGGCGCGCGGGCCGGACGGCAAAATCTACATCGGCGAGGCCGACAAGATATGGCGCGCTGCGGTGCCTGCACTCGGACAGACACCTCAGCCCGAGATGCTGGCCAGCGGCCTGCCGGCCGACGGTGCGCACCTGCTCAAGGAGCTGGCGTTTGCGCCGGACGGCAGCCTCTACGTCAATATGGGCTCGGCCACCGATGCCTGCCGGGGTGAAGACCAGAAGCAACCCGTGCCCTACCCCGAACGCAGCACGGCCATGCCGCGCGCTGCCGTCTGGCGCATGCTGTTGCAGGCTGGCAAGCAGCCCGTCAAGGAATTCAAACCCTTTGCCGGGGGGCTGCGCAACTCCATGGCGCTGGCCGTGATGCCCGACGGCCCTGCGGCAGGCACCGTCTGGCAAGGCGAAAACAATATCGACTACCGCGACCCCAAACAGCCGCCAGAAGAGCTCAACCTGCTGCGCGCGGGTGCCGACTACGGCTGGCCCTACTGCACAGGTGCACGCCAGAACGCGCAGGGCTATGAAAAGCGCTTTGATTGCAGCAAGACCGAGGTGCCGCATATGCTCTGGCCCGCCCATGTGGCTCCGCTGCAAATGCTGGCCACTCCAGTGGGCAGCGCATTTGGCGGGCAATTGCTGGTGGCCTGGCACGGCCAGCGCGCAGACGGTCAACGCCTCGTGGGCTTTGCGCGCGACGACAAGGGCCGCCCCTCTGGCAAGCCCATCCAATGGCTGAGCAAATGGGACGCCAGGCCCGGACTGCGTCCCGGCGGCCGCCCCACGGGCATGGACATCGATCATGCAGGCCGCCTGCTGGTGGTGGAGGATTTCAACCGCACCCTGCTGATCCTGATGAGTGAAGCGGGCACGGCGCCAAAACCCACTCAACCCAGGTAG
- a CDS encoding UvrD-helicase domain-containing protein → MNLQPRLYPGLDQNQALNSEASSLLIRALAGTGKTTTLAIKATDLIRTQGARNVLMLAYSEAGIKAIQARLDRLSSVRLDGLHLLTLEHFCARLLEEQGDPVPMLSSGLEKNLLIQQAHEALSQEAERHAELDIPELADYFARPLDISAFLAFEAQAKQCMLELDIDSSGLGALAYCRDNALDYGLYRLLRSYERLRAGPTQEPLFYAPGDCTYALACQLAALDFDAGFPQLQGRFEAVLFDELQDLDEAALLVLRHLARGNGRFIGVGDFNQHILPGASSIFGDSAQRILQELPAGTGQATLNTTYRFGPVICQELNQRFGVEFDAHYRNASAWFEHRHGDDEDCARQLLDIHAAVARLPRKPQDPPAVLRVILHSPEDSVLLEWLFAHEGVHYACKGMQRFYQRREIALVLAMLWAMQGCSGGALLSQGILNSAAEGLMRYVRHASPPDRDLLANGLFDMTALGDAPPESDTLRIAAELMGQQAAMRRFLAAYIAPDSPCARLLALPADQCADAGQLLQHPLLRQFFALAPISQEELRQCLTSLQALSRICTGLSVDEFLGRLSLMVQSSIAQHQRHEKPSLQLLTVERSKGHEYEYVAVPFVNPRHFSPNASDPQRNMLYVAMTRASKRLWILESR, encoded by the coding sequence ATGAACCTGCAGCCCAGGCTTTACCCCGGCCTTGACCAGAACCAGGCACTCAACAGCGAAGCGTCTTCGCTGCTCATCCGCGCCCTGGCCGGCACGGGCAAGACGACCACGCTGGCCATCAAGGCCACCGACCTGATCCGCACCCAGGGCGCGCGCAACGTGCTGATGCTGGCCTACTCGGAGGCCGGCATCAAGGCCATTCAGGCGCGCCTGGACCGCCTCTCCTCTGTGCGCCTCGACGGCCTGCATCTGCTCACTCTGGAGCATTTTTGCGCCCGCCTGCTCGAAGAGCAGGGCGACCCTGTCCCCATGCTCTCCTCCGGCCTGGAAAAGAACCTGCTCATCCAGCAGGCGCATGAAGCGCTGTCGCAAGAGGCCGAGCGGCATGCCGAGCTCGACATACCCGAGCTGGCGGACTACTTCGCACGGCCTCTGGACATCAGCGCCTTCCTCGCCTTTGAGGCCCAGGCCAAGCAGTGCATGCTGGAACTCGACATCGACAGCAGCGGCCTCGGCGCGCTGGCATATTGCCGCGACAACGCTCTGGACTACGGCCTGTACCGGCTGCTGCGCAGCTATGAGCGGCTGCGCGCAGGCCCCACCCAGGAGCCGCTGTTCTATGCGCCCGGCGACTGCACCTACGCGCTGGCCTGCCAGCTGGCCGCACTGGACTTCGATGCCGGCTTCCCGCAGCTGCAGGGTCGCTTCGAAGCCGTGCTGTTCGACGAACTGCAGGATCTGGACGAGGCAGCTTTGCTGGTGCTGCGCCATCTGGCGCGCGGCAACGGGCGCTTCATCGGTGTCGGCGACTTCAACCAGCACATCCTGCCGGGCGCCTCCTCCATCTTTGGCGACAGCGCCCAGCGCATCCTGCAGGAGCTGCCCGCTGGCACCGGCCAGGCCACGCTCAACACGACCTATCGCTTCGGCCCCGTCATCTGCCAGGAACTCAACCAGCGCTTCGGCGTGGAGTTCGACGCCCATTACCGCAACGCCTCGGCCTGGTTCGAACATCGCCATGGCGATGACGAGGACTGCGCCCGGCAATTGCTGGACATTCATGCCGCCGTGGCCCGCCTGCCCCGCAAACCGCAGGACCCGCCCGCCGTGCTGCGTGTCATCCTGCATTCGCCCGAAGATTCGGTGCTACTCGAATGGCTGTTCGCCCACGAGGGCGTGCACTATGCCTGCAAAGGCATGCAGCGCTTCTACCAGCGCCGCGAAATCGCCCTGGTGCTGGCCATGCTGTGGGCCATGCAGGGCTGCAGCGGCGGTGCGCTGCTCTCACAAGGCATTCTGAACAGCGCTGCCGAAGGTCTGATGCGCTATGTGCGCCATGCCAGCCCGCCCGACCGGGATCTGCTGGCCAACGGCCTGTTCGACATGACTGCACTGGGTGACGCCCCGCCGGAGTCCGACACGCTGCGCATTGCCGCCGAACTCATGGGACAGCAAGCCGCCATGCGCCGCTTCCTCGCCGCCTACATCGCACCAGACTCCCCCTGCGCGCGGTTGCTGGCCCTGCCCGCCGACCAGTGCGCCGATGCGGGGCAGTTGCTCCAGCACCCTCTATTGCGACAGTTCTTTGCCCTGGCCCCCATCAGCCAGGAAGAACTGCGCCAGTGCCTGACCAGCCTGCAAGCGCTGTCGCGCATCTGCACCGGGCTTTCCGTCGATGAATTCCTTGGTCGCCTCAGCCTCATGGTCCAGTCGAGCATCGCGCAGCATCAGCGCCATGAAAAACCCAGCTTGCAACTGCTCACGGTAGAGCGCAGCAAAGGCCATGAATACGAGTATGTGGCCGTACCCTTCGTCAATCCCAGGCACTTCTCGCCCAATGCGAGCGACCCACAGCGCAACATGCTCTACGTCGCCATGACCCGCGCCAGCAAGCGCCTGTGGATACTGGAAAGCAGATGA
- a CDS encoding FAD-linked oxidase C-terminal domain-containing protein — MTSASTFTDLVATSSTAANAAHHLPEPSERARRQAEVLAALRPHVPAHALLYQSEDTTPYECDGLTAYRQRPLLVCLPETYAQVQAVLRACHAIGAPVIARGAGTGLSGGAMPHPMGVTLSLAKFNKILKVDAYSRTALVQCGVRNLAISEAAAPYGLYYAPDPSSQIACTIGGNVAENSGGVHCLKYGLTVHNVLKVKGFSIEGEPVEFGADALDTPGLDLLAIMIGSEGMLAVVTEVTVKLVPKPQLARCIMASFDDVRKAGDAVAAVIAAGIIPAGLEMMDKPMTAAVEDFVRAGYDLTAEAILLCESDGTPEEVEEEIARMSEVLRHAGATAITVSESEEERLRFWSGRKNAFPASGRISPDYMCMDSTIPRKRLADILLAIQDMEKKYQLRCANVFHAGDGNLHPLILFDANNPDELHRCELFGADILETSVAMGGTVTGEHGVGVEKLNSMCTQFTTAENAQMFALKAAFDPQSLLNPGKVIPTLNRCAEYGKMLVRGGQIAHPDLPRF, encoded by the coding sequence ATGACGTCCGCCAGCACTTTTACCGATCTCGTCGCCACCTCCAGCACAGCGGCCAACGCCGCGCATCACCTGCCCGAGCCGTCCGAGCGCGCCAGGCGCCAGGCCGAGGTGCTGGCAGCACTGCGCCCCCATGTGCCGGCGCATGCCCTGCTCTATCAGAGCGAAGACACCACGCCCTATGAGTGCGACGGACTGACGGCCTACCGCCAGCGCCCTCTGCTGGTCTGCCTGCCCGAGACTTATGCACAGGTGCAGGCCGTGCTCAGGGCCTGTCACGCCATAGGCGCCCCTGTCATTGCACGTGGCGCGGGGACGGGGCTTTCGGGCGGCGCCATGCCTCACCCCATGGGCGTGACGCTGTCGCTGGCCAAATTCAACAAAATCCTCAAGGTCGATGCCTACAGCCGTACCGCCCTGGTGCAGTGCGGCGTGCGCAACCTCGCCATCAGCGAGGCCGCTGCCCCCTACGGTCTGTACTATGCGCCCGACCCCAGCAGCCAGATCGCCTGCACCATCGGCGGCAATGTGGCCGAGAACTCGGGTGGCGTGCACTGCCTCAAGTACGGGCTCACGGTACACAACGTGCTCAAGGTCAAAGGCTTCAGCATCGAAGGCGAGCCCGTCGAGTTCGGCGCGGATGCACTCGACACCCCCGGCCTGGACCTGCTGGCCATCATGATCGGTAGCGAAGGCATGCTGGCCGTGGTGACCGAGGTCACGGTCAAGCTCGTGCCCAAACCCCAGCTGGCGCGCTGCATCATGGCCAGCTTCGACGATGTACGCAAAGCCGGCGACGCAGTGGCTGCGGTGATCGCGGCCGGCATCATTCCCGCCGGACTGGAAATGATGGACAAGCCTATGACGGCCGCCGTGGAAGACTTCGTGCGCGCCGGCTACGACCTCACGGCGGAGGCCATTTTGCTTTGCGAGAGTGACGGCACGCCCGAGGAGGTGGAGGAAGAGATCGCCCGCATGAGCGAGGTTCTGCGCCACGCCGGGGCCACGGCCATCACCGTCAGCGAAAGCGAGGAAGAGCGTCTGCGTTTCTGGAGCGGGCGCAAGAATGCCTTCCCCGCCAGCGGCCGCATCAGCCCCGATTACATGTGCATGGACTCCACCATTCCCCGCAAGCGTCTGGCCGACATCCTGCTGGCGATTCAGGATATGGAGAAGAAATACCAGTTGCGCTGCGCCAATGTGTTCCATGCAGGAGACGGCAATCTGCACCCTTTGATCCTGTTCGATGCCAACAACCCCGACGAACTGCACCGCTGCGAGCTGTTCGGCGCCGACATTCTGGAAACCAGCGTCGCCATGGGTGGCACGGTGACGGGCGAGCATGGCGTGGGCGTGGAAAAGCTCAACAGCATGTGCACCCAGTTCACCACGGCCGAAAACGCCCAGATGTTCGCGCTCAAGGCAGCATTTGACCCTCAATCGCTGCTCAACCCCGGCAAGGTGATTCCCACGCTCAACCGCTGCGCCGAGTACGGCAAGATGCTGGTGCGCGGCGGACAGATTGCTCATCCCGATCTGCCGCGCTTTTAA
- a CDS encoding LysR substrate-binding domain-containing protein, translating to MTRSPGALNSITARRIPPIQCLLTFEALARLRSVTLTAEELCVTPSAVSHRVKQLEQILGTRLFGRTDFSLTTDGSSYLAHVREGLGALQRFPGASASPGRRRLKLAVTPTFARVILIPRLRQFTEVYPEIDIALQVSIPLLDVIGEDADLMVRFGAGHYADVEHIELARDTVTPLASPSFIREHGPFERPDDLEGMPLLRSPLEPWRTWFAATGLDMAEPNEGSQFNDIGLMCDAASASMGIALVRHKLGAPWLENGTLVRLFDVDAPSPHAHYLCWKTGIMDRWECAAFAEWLRKAMG from the coding sequence ATGACCCGCAGCCCCGGCGCCTTGAACAGCATTACGGCCAGGCGGATTCCGCCGATACAGTGCCTGCTCACCTTCGAGGCTCTGGCGCGGCTGCGCTCAGTCACGTTGACGGCGGAGGAGCTGTGTGTAACGCCCAGTGCAGTCAGCCACCGGGTCAAGCAGCTGGAGCAGATTCTGGGGACTCGCCTGTTCGGCCGAACGGATTTCTCCCTGACCACGGACGGCAGCTCCTATCTGGCCCATGTGCGTGAAGGCCTGGGCGCCTTGCAACGCTTTCCAGGAGCGTCGGCCTCGCCTGGACGCAGGCGCCTTAAGCTGGCCGTCACCCCCACTTTTGCACGCGTGATCCTGATCCCGCGCCTGCGCCAGTTCACCGAGGTCTATCCGGAGATCGACATTGCGCTGCAGGTATCGATTCCGCTGCTGGACGTTATCGGCGAGGATGCCGACCTCATGGTGCGCTTCGGCGCCGGCCACTATGCCGATGTGGAGCACATCGAACTGGCGCGCGACACGGTCACGCCGCTGGCCTCGCCCAGCTTCATCCGCGAACATGGCCCGTTCGAGCGCCCGGACGACCTGGAAGGCATGCCGCTGCTGCGCAGCCCGCTGGAGCCCTGGCGCACCTGGTTCGCCGCGACCGGCCTCGACATGGCCGAGCCCAACGAAGGCTCGCAGTTCAACGACATCGGCCTGATGTGCGACGCCGCATCGGCCAGCATGGGCATTGCCCTGGTACGCCACAAGCTCGGCGCCCCCTGGCTGGAAAACGGAACGCTGGTGCGCCTTTTCGATGTCGATGCACCCAGCCCGCACGCCCACTACCTGTGCTGGAAGACCGGCATCATGGACCGCTGGGAATGCGCTGCCTTCGCTGAGTGGCTGCGCAAGGCGATGGGCTGA
- a CDS encoding sensor domain-containing protein: MKSEEGHSPLTPWVIVALYLCVGMLWLGAQAGVLGHFDVSLNRQSLRWQIGLFIVWLLATALVALWFMQRKTRADQRGRETAQELALVVRHAPAGMARVHVGGAEIVWANAKLAGWLGRSLESLRGQDFRVLVPVNDQDEVALQLQRLLDGSTDYFQVLRQCVHAETGKVTPVLCTTSRVAASGVDGPVALVCVLQDLSEMVSARKAMVRSETMLRLALEGSGNGVWEWDALEQRLNFSTGMSALLRYQGQDLAREFDFQQRLHPEDAAAARAQAQQALEQGCMLVLTARLLCFDGLYRWFRARGQAYKDESGRLIRISGLLSDQTASREADERSRLASTVVDNTIEGVVVTDAHSRILSVNHAFTRLLGFSEQEMLGKTPRMFKSGRHDKAFYDAMWTNMHATGHWQGEIWNRRKNGEIFPERMSLSAVKDANDKVTHYVCMFTDISAEKAREQQLEFLAHRDTLTGLPNRSQFTRMLGEAVELSQSTNRRMAVLLFNIDRFKDVNDSYGHSIGDEVLRHVAVQMQGALRHGDIIGRLAGDEICVVAQSICGHNSAVEVAERLMAAAGQPWTTPDGLSVVVSVSAGICLYPEHALTADDLLQGAHAAVYGAKARGSNAWCFFHENMTQAARERLAMEARLRRALELGHMRLYYQPQIELATGRLMGAEALLRWLDPEEGLISPARFIPVAENSGVIGPLGLWVLGEACRQGQQWRAAGLPDLTIAVNVSLHQFLLTDIAGATADALNKSGFPASLLELEITESALAKKPEEALAVLNRLRELGLRLAIDDFGTGYSSLAHLKRFPLDLLKIDQGFIRDIPHSADDMTISSSVIALGHAMGLKVLAEGVETQEQLTFLQQKGCDYFQGYFCSRPLPAEDFTRLLEKTREGLPLVSVATAH, encoded by the coding sequence ATGAAAAGCGAGGAGGGGCATTCTCCGCTCACACCCTGGGTGATTGTCGCCCTCTATTTGTGCGTGGGGATGCTTTGGTTGGGGGCGCAGGCTGGCGTGCTCGGCCATTTTGATGTATCGCTGAATCGACAGTCGCTGCGCTGGCAGATAGGCCTGTTCATTGTTTGGTTGCTGGCGACAGCGCTGGTTGCACTTTGGTTTATGCAGCGAAAGACGCGCGCCGACCAGCGTGGCCGGGAGACGGCGCAGGAGCTGGCGTTGGTGGTGCGTCACGCGCCGGCCGGCATGGCTCGCGTGCATGTGGGCGGGGCAGAGATCGTCTGGGCCAATGCCAAGCTGGCGGGTTGGCTGGGCCGCAGCCTGGAGTCGCTGCGCGGTCAGGATTTTCGCGTTCTGGTGCCGGTGAATGACCAGGATGAAGTTGCTCTGCAGCTGCAGCGCCTTCTGGACGGCAGCACTGATTACTTCCAGGTGCTGCGCCAATGCGTGCATGCCGAAACCGGCAAGGTTACACCCGTGCTGTGCACCACCAGCCGCGTGGCGGCATCGGGTGTGGACGGGCCGGTGGCCCTGGTCTGCGTGTTGCAGGATCTCAGCGAGATGGTGAGTGCCCGCAAGGCCATGGTGCGCAGCGAGACCATGTTGCGCCTGGCGCTGGAGGGCAGCGGCAATGGCGTGTGGGAATGGGATGCACTGGAGCAGCGGCTGAATTTCTCCACGGGCATGAGCGCCTTGCTGCGCTACCAGGGCCAGGATCTAGCGCGCGAGTTCGATTTCCAGCAGCGCCTGCACCCCGAGGATGCCGCAGCTGCGCGTGCCCAGGCCCAGCAGGCGCTGGAGCAGGGGTGCATGCTGGTGCTGACGGCACGTCTGCTGTGCTTTGACGGTCTGTATCGCTGGTTCCGCGCACGCGGCCAGGCCTACAAGGATGAGAGCGGACGTCTGATACGGATCTCGGGCCTGCTCTCCGACCAGACTGCGAGTCGAGAGGCCGATGAGCGCAGCCGCCTGGCCTCCACGGTGGTGGACAACACCATCGAGGGCGTGGTGGTAACCGACGCCCACAGCCGCATTCTCTCGGTCAACCACGCGTTCACGCGGCTGCTGGGCTTTTCCGAGCAGGAGATGCTGGGCAAGACGCCGCGCATGTTCAAGTCCGGCCGGCATGACAAGGCCTTCTACGACGCCATGTGGACCAACATGCACGCCACGGGCCACTGGCAGGGCGAAATCTGGAACAGGCGCAAGAACGGCGAGATCTTTCCCGAGCGCATGTCGCTGAGCGCGGTCAAGGATGCCAACGACAAGGTGACGCATTACGTCTGCATGTTCACCGACATCTCGGCCGAGAAGGCGCGCGAGCAGCAGTTGGAGTTTCTGGCCCATCGCGACACCTTGACCGGTCTGCCCAACCGCTCTCAGTTCACGCGCATGCTGGGTGAGGCGGTGGAGCTGAGTCAGAGCACCAACCGTCGCATGGCCGTGTTGCTGTTTAATATCGACCGCTTCAAGGACGTGAACGACAGCTATGGCCACTCCATCGGCGACGAGGTGCTCAGGCATGTGGCTGTGCAGATGCAGGGTGCTTTGCGGCACGGCGACATCATTGGCCGCCTGGCGGGCGATGAAATCTGCGTGGTGGCCCAATCCATATGCGGCCACAACAGCGCGGTGGAAGTGGCCGAGCGTCTGATGGCCGCAGCCGGCCAGCCCTGGACCACGCCAGACGGGCTGTCTGTTGTGGTGAGTGTCAGTGCCGGTATCTGTCTGTACCCCGAGCATGCGCTGACGGCCGACGATCTGCTGCAGGGCGCCCATGCGGCGGTGTATGGAGCCAAGGCCAGGGGCTCCAATGCCTGGTGCTTCTTCCATGAAAACATGACCCAGGCTGCGCGCGAGCGCCTGGCCATGGAGGCGCGTCTGCGCCGTGCGCTGGAGCTGGGCCATATGCGTCTGTATTACCAGCCACAGATTGAGCTGGCAACGGGGCGCCTGATGGGGGCGGAAGCCCTGTTGCGCTGGTTGGACCCAGAGGAAGGGCTGATCTCGCCGGCGCGTTTCATTCCCGTGGCGGAAAACTCGGGCGTCATCGGCCCGCTGGGTCTGTGGGTGCTGGGTGAGGCCTGCCGTCAGGGCCAGCAATGGCGTGCTGCGGGCCTGCCTGATCTGACGATTGCGGTCAATGTCTCGCTGCATCAGTTTTTGCTGACCGATATTGCCGGTGCCACGGCCGATGCGCTCAACAAGTCGGGTTTTCCGGCCAGCTTGCTGGAGCTGGAAATCACCGAAAGTGCACTGGCCAAAAAGCCCGAAGAGGCGTTGGCCGTGCTCAACCGCCTGCGCGAACTGGGCCTGCGCCTTGCCATTGATGACTTTGGCACCGGCTATTCCTCACTGGCGCACCTCAAGCGTTTTCCGCTCGATCTGCTCAAGATCGATCAAGGCTTTATCCGCGACATTCCGCACAGCGCGGACGATATGACCATCAGCAGCTCGGTCATTGCCCTGGGTCATGCCATGGGCCTGAAGGTCCTGGCCGAAGGCGTGGAAACCCAGGAGCAGCTGACGTTCTTGCAGCAAAAAGGCTGTGACTACTTTCAGGGCTATTTCTGCAGCCGGCCCTTGCCGGCCGAAGACTTCACGCGCCTGCTGGAAAAGACGCGCGAGGGGCTGCCGCTGGTGTCTGTCGCAACCGCGCACTGA
- a CDS encoding ABC transporter substrate-binding protein: MQTPLRCAWLLAAGITASLPLHAQENNLTIGASLPLSGSQAEAGKEGLSIMQAQVEAFNKQGGLGGKALTLKVLDDGYEPQRAASNARQLIQEGALALLNCWGTASCTAMQAEVQQGQTALVGVIAGAGSMRQQPGRFIYPLRASTQAEIAAMLQQMQTIGLRRIAIVHQNDGFGKDSLQIALAAFAAKDLKPVITLAVEASGSNTPDLARQLAALPDLQGVIVLAGAPATIGLITMARQAHVMTPFYNLAAQANRAVVQGLGPYTRGIAFTTLVPSPWKGAVSAIKDYQQLLAHGGMPPASYLGLEVFLNTRTLLDALRKAAPTNSRAGLLTALDAMGEIRYGSMHLRFTPPRTGSSYVGLTMIDASGHFRE, encoded by the coding sequence ATGCAAACCCCATTGCGCTGCGCCTGGCTACTGGCCGCCGGCATCACCGCCAGCCTGCCCCTGCATGCGCAGGAGAACAACCTCACCATAGGCGCCAGCTTGCCGCTGTCAGGCTCGCAGGCCGAGGCCGGCAAGGAAGGCCTGAGCATCATGCAGGCGCAGGTGGAGGCATTCAACAAGCAGGGAGGCCTGGGCGGCAAAGCCTTGACACTCAAGGTGCTGGATGATGGCTACGAGCCACAGCGCGCCGCCAGCAATGCACGTCAACTGATCCAGGAAGGAGCCCTGGCCCTGCTCAACTGCTGGGGCACGGCCAGTTGCACAGCCATGCAAGCCGAGGTCCAGCAAGGCCAGACGGCCCTGGTGGGCGTGATTGCCGGAGCCGGCAGCATGCGCCAGCAGCCGGGCCGCTTCATCTATCCGCTGCGCGCCAGCACCCAGGCTGAAATCGCGGCCATGCTGCAGCAGATGCAGACCATAGGTCTGCGGAGGATCGCCATCGTTCACCAAAACGACGGCTTTGGCAAAGACAGCCTGCAGATCGCCTTGGCCGCCTTTGCCGCCAAGGACCTCAAACCCGTCATCACGCTGGCCGTGGAAGCGTCGGGCAGCAACACCCCGGACCTGGCCAGGCAACTGGCCGCCCTGCCCGATCTCCAAGGCGTCATCGTGCTGGCGGGCGCCCCTGCCACCATAGGTCTGATCACCATGGCCAGACAGGCCCATGTCATGACGCCTTTCTACAACCTGGCCGCCCAGGCCAACCGTGCTGTGGTGCAAGGGCTGGGCCCTTATACGCGCGGCATTGCCTTCACCACCCTGGTGCCCAGTCCCTGGAAAGGCGCGGTTTCGGCCATCAAGGACTACCAGCAGCTCCTCGCCCACGGCGGAATGCCGCCTGCCTCCTATCTGGGCCTGGAAGTCTTTCTCAACACCCGAACCCTGCTGGATGCGCTGCGTAAAGCTGCGCCCACAAACAGTCGAGCGGGCCTGCTGACCGCCCTCGACGCCATGGGCGAGATTCGCTACGGCAGCATGCATCTGCGCTTCACACCGCCACGCACCGGCTCCAGCTATGTGGGGTTGACCATGATTGATGCAAGCGGCCATTTCAGGGAATAA